One Dromiciops gliroides isolate mDroGli1 chromosome 3, mDroGli1.pri, whole genome shotgun sequence DNA segment encodes these proteins:
- the LOC122751698 gene encoding 60S ribosomal protein L37a-like, whose amino-acid sequence MAKRTKKVGIVGKYGTRYGASLRKMVKKIEISQHAKYTCSFCGKTKMKRWAVSIWHCGSCMKTGAGGAWTSAVTVKSAIRRLKELKDQ is encoded by the coding sequence ATGGCTAAACGCACCAAGAAGGTTGGAATTGTTGGTAAATATGGAACACGTTATGGTGCATCCCTcagaaaaatggtgaagaaaattgaaattagccAGCATGCCAAGTATACCTGCTCCTTCTGTGGCAAgaccaaaatgaagagatgggcTGTGAGTATCTGGCATTGTGGATCCTGTATGAAAACAGGAGCTGGTGGTGCATGGACCTCTGCAGTTACAGTCAAATCCGccatcagaagactgaaggaatTGAAAGACCAGTAA